From Aquificota bacterium, one genomic window encodes:
- the glgB gene encoding 1,4-alpha-glucan branching protein GlgB, which translates to MKVLYDFSLITDYDVYLFREGSHCRLYEKLGCHLFEDGAYFALWAPRAKQVFVFGDFNGWDKHSLPLKRREDGSGIWEGFVEGVKKGQRYKYHLYTSWGYWTDRADPFGLFHETPPGTASIVWDIGYQWQDEEWLKKRKDINHHKAPISIYEVHLGSWRRVPEEGNRWLSYRELAPMLAQYVKEMGFTHVEFLPIMEHPFYGSWGYQITGYFAPTSRYGTPQDFMYLIDYLHQQGIGVILDWVPSHFPTDGHGLAYFDGTHLYEYEDWRKGWHPDWNSYIFDYGKGEVRSFLLSSAHFWLEKYHADGLRVDAVASMLYLDYSRKEWVPNQYGGRENLEAIDFLKKLNVCLYRDFEGIQTIAEESTAFPMVSRPVYIGGLGFGFKWNMGWMNDTLFYMSKDPIYRKYHHNQLTFSIWYAFSENFILPLSHDEVVHGKGSLINKMPGDYWQKFANLRLLFGYMWTHPGKKLLFMGGEFAQWREWNHEESLDWHLLDYESHKGIQRLVKDLNRLYREEKALHELDCEPEGFEWIDFHDWEKSIISYLRKSSDGDLVLVVCNFTPVPRFDYRIGVPREGFWKEILNTDSYIYGGSNLGNLGGVYAEDIPFHNRPYSLRLTLPPLAVVIFKWVGRDSNPRPTD; encoded by the coding sequence ATGAAGGTCCTATACGATTTTTCCCTTATAACGGATTATGATGTCTACCTTTTTAGAGAGGGTTCCCATTGCAGGCTCTATGAGAAGCTTGGCTGTCATCTTTTTGAAGATGGTGCTTATTTTGCGCTTTGGGCTCCCCGTGCTAAGCAGGTCTTTGTCTTTGGAGACTTCAACGGATGGGACAAGCACTCCTTGCCTTTGAAGAGAAGGGAGGATGGCTCGGGCATATGGGAGGGCTTTGTGGAGGGTGTAAAAAAGGGCCAAAGGTATAAGTATCATCTATACACCTCTTGGGGCTATTGGACAGACAGGGCAGACCCATTTGGCCTTTTCCATGAGACGCCCCCAGGCACAGCCTCCATAGTGTGGGACATAGGCTATCAATGGCAGGATGAAGAATGGCTAAAAAAGAGAAAGGATATCAACCATCACAAGGCTCCCATAAGCATATATGAGGTCCATCTTGGCTCTTGGAGAAGGGTACCAGAAGAGGGAAACAGATGGCTAAGCTATAGAGAACTGGCTCCCATGCTTGCCCAGTATGTAAAGGAGATGGGCTTTACCCATGTGGAGTTTTTGCCAATTATGGAGCATCCCTTTTATGGCTCATGGGGCTATCAGATAACGGGCTACTTTGCACCCACCTCAAGGTATGGCACCCCACAGGATTTTATGTATCTTATAGACTACCTTCACCAACAAGGCATAGGCGTTATCCTTGATTGGGTCCCTTCCCACTTTCCCACCGATGGCCACGGCCTTGCCTACTTTGATGGCACACATCTCTATGAGTATGAGGACTGGAGAAAGGGATGGCATCCAGACTGGAACAGCTACATCTTTGATTACGGAAAGGGTGAGGTAAGGTCCTTCCTTCTCAGCTCCGCCCACTTTTGGCTTGAAAAATACCATGCGGATGGACTAAGGGTGGATGCAGTGGCCAGCATGCTCTATTTGGACTACTCAAGGAAGGAATGGGTGCCAAACCAGTATGGGGGTAGGGAGAACTTGGAAGCCATAGACTTTTTAAAAAAGCTCAACGTTTGCCTGTATAGGGATTTTGAAGGCATTCAGACTATAGCAGAAGAGTCTACCGCCTTTCCCATGGTAAGCAGGCCCGTCTACATAGGAGGCCTGGGCTTTGGCTTCAAGTGGAATATGGGATGGATGAACGACACTCTATTTTACATGTCCAAGGACCCCATATACAGGAAATACCACCACAACCAGCTCACCTTTAGTATATGGTATGCCTTTTCAGAGAACTTCATACTTCCCTTGTCCCACGATGAAGTGGTGCATGGAAAAGGTTCTCTCATTAACAAGATGCCCGGAGACTATTGGCAGAAGTTTGCAAACCTTAGGCTCCTCTTTGGCTACATGTGGACCCATCCGGGTAAAAAGCTTCTCTTTATGGGTGGAGAGTTTGCCCAATGGAGGGAGTGGAACCATGAGGAAAGCCTTGACTGGCATCTGTTAGATTATGAGAGCCACAAAGGTATTCAAAGGCTTGTGAAGGATTTAAACAGACTCTACAGGGAAGAGAAAGCCTTGCATGAGCTTGACTGTGAGCCAGAGGGCTTTGAATGGATTGATTTTCATGACTGGGAGAAGAGCATAATAAGCTACCTTAGAAAGTCTTCCGATGGAGACCTTGTCCTTGTGGTATGCAACTTTACACCTGTGCCACGCTTTGATTATAGAATTGGAGTGCCAAGGGAAGGCTTTTGGAAAGAGATTTTGAACACAGACTCATACATATATGGTGGTAGCAACCTTGGAAACTTGGGTGGTGTTTATGCCGAAGATATACCCTTTCACAACAGGCCTTACTCTTTAAGGCTTACTCTTCCTCCCCTTGCTGTGGTAATCTTTAAATGGGTCGGGAGGGATTCGAACCCTCGGCCCACGGATTAA
- a CDS encoding DsrE family protein, whose amino-acid sequence MIKILSLFLLLSLAFSQPHGKFVQTPYQKPFKVVYEFFFDHPEKLRPALGWISNVIFVLTKPPYNFSPEDIDIVVVSHGRELPVFAMKNKDQYADMVERMENLSMYGVKFKVCKMAAEQIYGLSEKDFYPFVELVPSAITEIIHWQLQGYALMIPQVFEIKR is encoded by the coding sequence ATGATAAAGATATTGTCTTTATTTTTGCTTCTTTCTTTAGCCTTTTCCCAGCCACATGGCAAGTTTGTCCAAACACCCTATCAAAAGCCCTTTAAGGTGGTTTACGAATTTTTCTTTGACCATCCAGAAAAGTTAAGGCCAGCACTTGGCTGGATATCTAATGTGATATTTGTGCTTACCAAACCACCCTATAACTTTAGCCCAGAGGACATAGACATTGTGGTGGTCTCCCATGGAAGGGAGCTTCCCGTTTTTGCTATGAAAAACAAGGACCAGTATGCGGACATGGTGGAAAGGATGGAAAACCTTAGCATGTATGGAGTTAAGTTTAAGGTTTGTAAGATGGCCGCTGAACAGATATACGGCCTCTCTGAAAAGGATTTTTATCCTTTTGTGGAGCTTGTGCCTTCCGCCATCACAGAAATAATACACTGGCAACTTCAAGGTTATGCTTTGATGATCCCTCAGGTTTTTGAGATTAAAAGGTAA
- a CDS encoding phosphoribosylanthranilate isomerase translates to MVKIKLCGFTREEDIEKAVEFGVDYVGIILYEKSPRYVSWERLKDLLSVATGVKRVAVMVNPTSEEVLRAFEVGFDLLQLHGEESLEFAKAIGLDRVIKAFRTCPGLEVSKEWKSAYGVLLDACSKLYGGSRQESDWELAKGLVEEGFKVFLAGGLRPENVKEAVRRVRPYAVDVSSGIEVSPGIKDHKKMEEFVNAVKNAFKD, encoded by the coding sequence ATGGTTAAAATCAAGCTTTGTGGCTTTACGAGAGAGGAGGACATAGAAAAAGCTGTAGAGTTTGGAGTGGACTATGTGGGAATAATCCTTTATGAGAAAAGCCCAAGGTATGTAAGCTGGGAAAGGCTAAAAGACCTTTTGTCTGTAGCCACTGGGGTCAAAAGGGTGGCCGTTATGGTAAATCCTACATCAGAGGAAGTCTTAAGGGCCTTTGAGGTAGGCTTTGACCTCCTTCAGCTTCATGGAGAGGAAAGCTTAGAGTTTGCCAAGGCTATTGGACTAGATAGAGTTATAAAAGCCTTCAGAACTTGCCCAGGCCTTGAGGTCTCAAAAGAGTGGAAAAGTGCTTATGGTGTGCTTCTGGATGCCTGTTCTAAGCTTTACGGTGGAAGCAGGCAGGAATCCGATTGGGAATTGGCCAAAGGCCTTGTGGAGGAGGGCTTTAAAGTGTTTTTGGCAGGAGGTCTGAGGCCAGAGAACGTAAAAGAGGCCGTAAGAAGGGTAAGGCCTTATGCAGTGGATGTATCTTCTGGTATAGAGGTAAGCCCTGGCATAAAGGATCACAAAAAGATGGAGGAGTTTGTGAATGCAGTTAAGAACGCATTTAAAGATTGA
- a CDS encoding PaaI family thioesterase, producing MQLRTHLKIDKSLSGEVVELSEGYAKLRLKTDSRMVADDMGLVHGGFIFSLADFCAMACVNEPNVVLAQASIRFLKPVKVGDEIFAEGRIIREEGKKRWVQVEVKRGEEKVAEGEFLCVVPERHVLS from the coding sequence ATGCAGTTAAGAACGCATTTAAAGATTGACAAAAGTCTAAGCGGAGAAGTTGTAGAGCTGTCAGAAGGTTATGCAAAATTGAGGTTAAAAACAGATAGCCGAATGGTGGCGGATGATATGGGTCTCGTGCATGGAGGATTTATCTTCTCCCTGGCTGACTTTTGCGCCATGGCGTGCGTAAATGAACCCAATGTGGTTCTGGCTCAAGCCAGCATAAGATTTCTAAAGCCTGTAAAAGTTGGGGATGAAATCTTTGCGGAGGGGAGGATAATAAGGGAAGAGGGAAAGAAAAGATGGGTACAGGTAGAGGTGAAAAGGGGAGAAGAAAAGGTAGCAGAGGGGGAATTCCTCTGCGTGGTGCCAGAAAGGCACGTGTTATCTTAG
- the htpX gene encoding zinc metalloprotease HtpX encodes MGYAIRSAILLGALTGLFLFVGHLIGGKTGMTIALVLAGIMNFIAYWFSDKIVLAMYGAREIPYEEAPWLHRIVEDLAQRANIPKPKIYLVPMEQPNAFATGRGPSNGAVAVTSGILQILDERELRGVLAHEIGHIKNRDVLVATMAATIAGAISYLVNMFQWALLLGHSRDEENNNPLSIIASIAMIIITPIIATIIQMAISRSREYMADETGARISGDPLALASALEKIHNYVHQIPAEVNQGTAHLFIENPLSGQGIWELFSTHPSTEKRIERLKELARKMGVYSYSY; translated from the coding sequence ATGGGATATGCTATAAGAAGCGCTATACTGCTTGGAGCTCTTACTGGCCTTTTCCTGTTTGTAGGCCATCTTATCGGTGGAAAAACTGGTATGACCATAGCCCTTGTGCTGGCTGGCATAATGAACTTTATAGCCTACTGGTTTTCCGATAAGATAGTGCTTGCCATGTATGGCGCAAGGGAGATACCCTATGAAGAGGCCCCTTGGCTCCACAGGATAGTAGAAGATCTTGCCCAAAGGGCAAACATACCAAAACCCAAGATATACTTGGTGCCTATGGAACAGCCCAACGCCTTTGCCACAGGAAGGGGGCCTTCTAACGGTGCGGTAGCTGTAACATCTGGCATACTGCAGATTCTTGATGAGCGTGAGCTAAGGGGTGTGCTGGCGCACGAGATAGGACACATAAAGAATAGAGATGTGCTTGTGGCTACAATGGCTGCCACCATAGCTGGAGCTATATCTTACCTGGTGAATATGTTCCAATGGGCCTTACTTTTGGGCCATTCAAGGGATGAAGAAAATAATAATCCACTTTCTATCATAGCCAGCATAGCTATGATAATAATAACCCCCATAATTGCCACCATAATACAGATGGCTATTTCCCGTTCAAGGGAGTATATGGCTGATGAAACTGGAGCAAGGATAAGCGGAGATCCACTCGCTTTGGCAAGCGCCTTAGAAAAGATACACAACTATGTGCATCAAATACCCGCAGAGGTAAACCAGGGCACAGCCCACCTCTTTATTGAGAACCCACTTTCCGGCCAAGGCATATGGGAACTTTTCTCTACTCACCCATCCACAGAAAAAAGGATAGAAAGGCTAAAAGAGCTTGCCAGGAAGATGGGAGTCTATTCTTACTCTTACTAA
- a CDS encoding 3-deoxy-D-manno-octulosonic acid transferase translates to MEKGRGSLWVHTASVGEFNTIRPLLKRLYPRYEIVLTYFSFRAKEYLKAQEGKAYFHKLYRLPIDLPPFVISFERKIKPVAIVIMERELWPSLLTFTKAPKIWLNAYAKGGLLERCLSKKFSLIITRDESSAERFKNYGCKKVLPCGNLKFVLEEPRPVELKVNASRLIVAGSTHQGEEAIIKKAFDLLRRDFKDLKLIVAPRHVKRAKEVVDVFKGYRVSFRSNQEEDWDVLVVDSLGELFSLYAYAHVAIVGGTFVPIGGHSLLEPAYFGKPVLYGPHTHKVKDLKDFLEKVGLGFPVKDEIELYTRLKELLSSGFSKASFNLKEYSQRILECYLSALEEMMGDY, encoded by the coding sequence GTGGAGAAAGGGAGAGGTAGCCTCTGGGTTCACACTGCAAGCGTAGGCGAGTTTAACACTATAAGGCCACTTCTAAAAAGGCTTTATCCAAGATATGAAATAGTTCTTACCTACTTTTCCTTTAGGGCAAAGGAGTATCTAAAGGCTCAAGAGGGCAAGGCATACTTTCATAAGCTCTACAGACTCCCCATTGACCTCCCACCTTTTGTAATATCCTTTGAAAGGAAGATTAAACCTGTGGCTATAGTCATTATGGAAAGGGAACTCTGGCCTTCCCTTTTGACCTTTACAAAGGCTCCAAAAATATGGCTAAACGCCTATGCCAAGGGTGGGCTTTTGGAAAGATGCTTATCTAAAAAGTTTTCTCTCATTATCACAAGGGATGAAAGCTCTGCAGAAAGGTTTAAAAATTATGGCTGTAAAAAAGTCCTACCCTGTGGAAACCTAAAGTTTGTCCTTGAAGAGCCAAGGCCTGTGGAATTAAAAGTAAATGCCTCAAGGCTTATAGTGGCTGGAAGCACCCATCAGGGAGAGGAAGCCATCATAAAAAAAGCCTTTGACCTTTTGAGAAGGGATTTCAAGGACCTTAAGTTAATAGTGGCACCAAGGCATGTAAAAAGGGCCAAAGAGGTGGTGGATGTTTTTAAAGGCTATAGGGTAAGTTTTAGAAGCAATCAAGAGGAAGATTGGGATGTGCTTGTGGTAGATAGCCTTGGCGAGCTTTTTTCTCTTTATGCCTATGCCCATGTGGCCATTGTGGGCGGCACCTTTGTTCCTATTGGCGGACACAGCCTTTTGGAGCCTGCCTACTTTGGAAAGCCAGTCCTCTATGGACCACACACCCACAAGGTAAAGGACTTAAAAGACTTCCTTGAAAAGGTAGGTCTTGGATTTCCAGTAAAAGATGAAATAGAACTATACACAAGGCTTAAAGAATTGCTTTCAAGCGGGTTTTCAAAAGCATCTTTTAATCTTAAAGAGTATTCTCAAAGGATTTTGGAGTGCTATCTTTCTGCCCTTGAGGAGATGATGGGGGATTATTAA
- a CDS encoding inositol-3-phosphate synthase encodes MSKIRVAIAGVGNCASSLIQGIYYYAKHREGVSGLMFEDVGGYKPWDIEIVAAWDIDARKVGKDISEAIFSPPNCTTIFEPNIPRMGVVVRKGKVLDGYASHMANYPPERSFVLSDEKEDELEDVVRVLKETQADILINYVPVGSEQAARFYAEACLRAGVSFINGMPTFIVSDPEWAKRFENEGIPVVGDDIKSQVGATILHRTLVQLFLDRGVKVDRTYQLNFGGNTDFLNMLERDRLKTKKVSKTEAVSSLIPYEMDPMNIHIGPSDWAPWLKDRKIAYIRIEGRLFGDVPMYVEVKLDVEDSPNSAGSMIDAIRCCKLARDRGIGGPLYSISAYTMKHPPIQYPDWQARKMVEEFIRGERER; translated from the coding sequence ATGTCAAAAATAAGAGTGGCAATAGCTGGCGTTGGCAACTGTGCTAGTAGTTTGATTCAAGGCATCTACTACTACGCAAAGCACAGAGAGGGTGTAAGCGGTCTTATGTTTGAGGATGTAGGTGGCTACAAGCCATGGGACATTGAAATAGTTGCAGCATGGGACATTGACGCAAGAAAGGTGGGCAAGGACATATCAGAAGCCATCTTTTCACCACCCAACTGCACAACCATTTTTGAACCAAACATACCAAGGATGGGTGTGGTGGTCAGAAAGGGTAAGGTGCTTGATGGCTATGCCTCCCATATGGCCAACTACCCACCGGAGAGAAGCTTTGTTTTGTCCGATGAGAAGGAGGATGAACTGGAGGATGTGGTAAGAGTGTTAAAAGAGACTCAGGCGGACATACTTATAAACTACGTTCCCGTTGGGTCGGAACAGGCTGCGCGCTTTTATGCGGAGGCCTGCCTTAGGGCTGGCGTTTCCTTTATAAACGGCATGCCTACCTTTATAGTTTCGGACCCAGAGTGGGCAAAGAGGTTTGAAAACGAAGGCATTCCCGTAGTTGGGGATGACATAAAATCCCAAGTGGGTGCCACCATTTTGCATAGAACCCTTGTCCAGCTATTCCTTGATAGGGGCGTAAAGGTTGACAGGACCTACCAGCTTAACTTCGGTGGCAATACGGACTTTCTCAACATGCTGGAGAGGGATAGGCTAAAGACCAAGAAGGTCTCAAAGACAGAGGCGGTATCTTCCCTCATACCTTATGAGATGGACCCGATGAACATACATATAGGTCCTTCCGACTGGGCGCCTTGGCTAAAGGACAGGAAGATAGCCTATATACGCATAGAAGGAAGGCTCTTTGGTGATGTGCCCATGTATGTGGAAGTCAAGCTTGATGTGGAGGACTCACCAAACAGTGCAGGCTCAATGATTGATGCCATAAGGTGCTGTAAGCTGGCAAGGGACAGGGGCATAGGAGGACCCCTTTACTCTATAAGCGCCTACACCATGAAGCATCCTCCCATACAGTACCCAGACTGGCAGGCAAGGAAGATGGTGGAAGAATTTATTCGTGGAGAAAGGGAGAGGTAG
- the gcvH gene encoding glycine cleavage system protein GcvH encodes MEDIIVGKYVVKTDRYYTKDHEWALVKGNKAWIGITDYAQKELGDVVYIDLPQVGESYESGDTIANVESVKSVSPIYAPLSGTVVEVNETLSDEPHLINESPYEDGWIAVLELSDPMEVEDLMPAEDYAQLLVEIVKEEKGEEVKLEMPEEEVIEESLEALPEEELGYEEREK; translated from the coding sequence ATGGAAGACATCATAGTGGGTAAGTATGTGGTAAAGACAGACAGGTATTACACAAAGGACCATGAATGGGCCCTTGTTAAAGGCAATAAGGCATGGATTGGTATAACCGATTATGCGCAAAAGGAGTTGGGTGATGTGGTCTACATAGACCTACCACAGGTAGGTGAATCCTATGAAAGTGGAGATACCATTGCCAACGTGGAATCTGTGAAAAGTGTATCGCCAATCTATGCGCCACTCTCTGGCACAGTGGTAGAGGTCAACGAAACCTTAAGCGATGAACCTCATCTTATAAACGAATCTCCTTATGAGGATGGATGGATTGCAGTCCTTGAGCTTTCCGACCCTATGGAAGTGGAAGACCTTATGCCCGCCGAAGACTACGCCCAGCTTCTTGTGGAGATAGTCAAAGAAGAAAAAGGAGAAGAGGTAAAGCTTGAAATGCCAGAGGAGGAAGTTATAGAAGAATCCTTGGAGGCACTGCCAGAAGAAGAACTTGGCTACGAAGAAAGGGAAAAGTAA
- the gcvPA gene encoding aminomethyl-transferring glycine dehydrogenase subunit GcvPA: MYIPHSEEETERILKTLGLSRLEDLFSHIDPSLLSEPSLPPPKSEEEIRRYIKELGSQNAELVCFAGFGAYDRIVPSVIWQILNRGEFLTAYTPYQPEASQGTLQAIFEYQSLICELTKMDVANASMYDGASALAEAILMARAIRGKGKRVILSEGINPLYRQVVSTYLMGYRDEIALCTLTEEGHTDLDRLENLLKDGEVHALAVQYPNFLGFVEPLREISELSKRYEVPLVVVADPIALSILRPPGEFGVDIVVGEGQQMGVPLNFGGPYVGFFATRMEHVRRMPGRLVGMAEDIEGKRAFTLVLQTREQHIRRERATSNICTNQNLIALANLLYMVLLGKEGLREVAIQSLSKAFYLKERLLSLGFEEVYKGKHLWEFPLRHEKSKELYQKALNSGFLFGVPLDDFGYKNTLLIATTEKRTKEEMDRLVQVLL; this comes from the coding sequence ATGTATATACCCCATTCCGAAGAAGAAACTGAAAGGATTTTAAAAACGCTTGGCCTCTCCCGCCTTGAGGACCTCTTTTCACACATAGACCCTTCTCTACTTTCTGAACCTTCTTTGCCTCCACCAAAAAGTGAAGAAGAGATAAGAAGGTATATAAAAGAATTGGGAAGTCAAAACGCAGAGCTTGTGTGTTTTGCAGGCTTTGGTGCCTACGATAGGATCGTTCCATCGGTTATATGGCAAATACTAAACAGGGGAGAGTTTTTGACAGCCTACACACCCTACCAGCCGGAGGCCTCTCAAGGAACCCTCCAGGCCATCTTTGAATACCAAAGCCTCATATGTGAGCTTACCAAGATGGATGTGGCCAATGCAAGCATGTATGATGGTGCCTCTGCCCTTGCGGAAGCTATTTTGATGGCAAGGGCTATAAGGGGAAAGGGCAAAAGGGTTATACTTTCGGAGGGCATAAACCCTCTTTATAGACAGGTGGTAAGCACCTACCTTATGGGCTATAGGGATGAGATAGCCCTTTGCACTCTCACAGAAGAAGGCCATACGGACCTTGATAGGCTGGAAAACCTTTTAAAGGATGGAGAGGTCCATGCACTTGCGGTGCAATATCCAAACTTTCTGGGCTTTGTGGAACCACTAAGGGAGATATCTGAACTTTCCAAAAGGTATGAGGTGCCACTGGTGGTGGTGGCAGACCCTATAGCTTTGAGCATTTTGAGGCCACCAGGAGAGTTTGGTGTGGACATTGTGGTGGGAGAGGGCCAGCAGATGGGAGTACCTTTAAACTTTGGCGGTCCTTATGTGGGCTTTTTTGCCACAAGGATGGAACATGTGAGAAGGATGCCCGGAAGGCTTGTAGGCATGGCAGAGGACATAGAAGGAAAGAGGGCCTTTACCCTTGTGTTGCAAACAAGAGAACAGCACATAAGAAGGGAGAGAGCCACATCCAACATATGCACTAACCAAAACCTCATAGCCCTTGCCAACCTCTTATACATGGTGCTTCTTGGAAAGGAAGGACTAAGGGAGGTGGCAATTCAAAGCCTCTCAAAGGCGTTTTACTTAAAAGAAAGGCTTTTAAGCCTTGGCTTTGAAGAGGTTTATAAAGGGAAACATCTTTGGGAGTTTCCACTAAGGCATGAAAAGAGTAAAGAGCTCTATCAAAAGGCCTTAAACTCCGGCTTTCTCTTTGGCGTGCCCCTTGATGACTTTGGATATAAAAACACCTTGCTTATAGCAACCACAGAAAAGAGGACAAAGGAGGAAATGGATAGG